The proteins below are encoded in one region of Takifugu rubripes chromosome 1, fTakRub1.2, whole genome shotgun sequence:
- the LOC101078517 gene encoding frizzled-7-A-like, whose amino-acid sequence MAAARSTTGSMLLRIMWLLCGLFSYMSAQHYNSESGISVPEHGFCQQISIPLCTDIAYNQTIMPNLLGHTNQEDAGLEVHQFYPLVKVQCSADLKFFLCSMYAPVCTVLEQAIPPCRSLCERARQGCEALMNKFGFQWPERLRCEAFPVHGAGEICVGQNTSEPNSPASSSSPFAPDPVTLPPHLMRPNQGPPHHNQLHQFSCPLQLEVPSYMGYRFLGVKDCGAPCEPNKPTGIMYFREDEVKFGRLWVGIWSILCCVSTLFTVLTYLVDMRRFRYPERPIIFLSGCYFMVAVAYAAGFFLEDKVVCVDKFKEEGYRTVAQGTKKEGCTILFMVLYFFGMASSIWWVILSLTWFLSAGMKWGHEAIEANSQYFHLAAWAVPAIKTITILAMGQVEGDVLTGVCFVGIFNVDSLRGFVLAPLFVYLFIGTSFLLAGFVSLFRIRTIMKHDGTKTEKLEKLMVRIGVFSVLYTVPATIVIACYFYEQAFREHWERTWHMQICKRFAIPCPTHNFAPMTPDFTVFMIKYLMTMIVGITSGFWVWSGKTLQSWRRFYKHLSYGNHGETTV is encoded by the coding sequence ATGGCGGCGGCCAGGTCCACCACTGGCTCGATGTTGCTGCGGATCATGTGGCTGCTGTGCGGGCTCTTCTCCTACATGTCTGCTCAGCATTACAACAGCGAAAGTGGAATATCCGTCCCGGAACACGGATTTTGTCAGCAGATTTCCATACCGCTGTGCACCGACATCGCCTATAACCAGACCATTATGCCCAATCTCCTGGGCCACACGAACCAGGAAGACGCCGGACTGGAGGTGCACCAGTTTTACCCCCTCGTTAAGGTCCAGTGCTCTGCGGATCTAAAGTTCTTTCTCTGCTCCATGTACGCTCCCGTGTGCACGGTGCTGGAGCAGGCCATCCCCCCATGTCGGTCATTGTGTGAACGTGCCAGGCAGGGATGCGAAGCCCTGATGAATAAATTCGGCTTCCAGTGGCCGGAGCGGCTCCGCTGCGAGGCCTTTCCGGTCCACGGAGCCGGTGAGATCTGCGTCGGCCAGAACACGTCCGAACCGAACAGTCCGGCGTCCTCGTCGTCCCCCTTCGCACCGGACCCCGTGACCCTCCCCCCACACTTGATGCGACCCAACCAGGGCCCGCCGCACCACAACCAGTTACACCAGTTTTCCTGTCCTTTGCAGCTGGAGGTTCCTTCCTACATGGGCTACCGATTCTTGGGGGTCAAAGACTGCGGGGCCCCTTGCGAGCCGAACAAACCCACCGGAATCATGTATTTCCGAGAGGATGAGGTAAAATTTGGGCGGCTGTGGGTCGGGATCTGGTCTATCCTGTGCTGCGTGAGCACCCTGTTCACCGTGCTGACGTATCTAGTGGACATGAGGCGGTTCCGATACCCCGAGAGGCCCATCATCTTCCTATCGGGGTGCTATTTCATGGTGGCGGTGGCCTACGCCGCCGGGTTCTTCCTGGAGgacaaagtggtgtgtgtggacaAGTTCAAAGAGGAAGGCTACAGGACGGTGGCCCAGGGGACGAAGAAGGAGGGCTGCACCATCCTCTTCATGGTGCTGTACTTCTTCGGCATGGCCAGCTCCATCTGGTGGGTGATTCTGTCCTTGacttggttcctgtctgctggaATGAAATGGGGCCACGAGGCCATAGAGGCCAACTCCCAGTACTTCCACCTGGCCGCCTGGGCCGTCCCTGCCATCAAGACCATCACCATCCTCGCCATGGGTCAGGTGGAGGGCGACGTCCTCACCGGCGTGTGTTTCGTTGGCATTTTCAACGTGGACTCCCTCCGCGGCTTTGTCCTGGCGCCTCTTTTCGTCTACCTGTTCATCGGGACCTCCTTCCTCCTGGCCGGCTTCGTGTCCCTCTTCCGGATCCGCACCATCATGAAGCACGACGGCACCAAGacggagaagctggagaagctgatggtGCGCATCGGCGTGTTCAGCGTGCTGTACACGGTGCCCGCCACCATCGTGATCGCCTGCTACTTCTACGAGCAGGCCTTCAGGGAGCACTGGGAGCGCACCTGGCACATGCAGATCTGCAAGCGCTTCGCCATCCCCTGCCCGACCCACAACTTCGCCCCCATGACACCAGACTTCACAGTGTTCATGATCAAATACCTGATGACCATGATCGTCGGGATCACCTCCGGTTTCTGGGTCTGGTCTGGGAAAACCCTCCAGTCGTGGCGGAGGTTTTACAAGCACCTCAGCTACGGGAACCACGGCGAGACGACGGTGTGA